In Paraburkholderia flava, one genomic interval encodes:
- a CDS encoding DcrB-related protein, with protein sequence MNYTIHEGTFALPDAAADRTVNMLLLNIGPGGLSLVVSRDVLRDGETVDGFIERQWTTASRQVKDLAEVARRTVAVGVKQLPGVQIDSTMQQQGRTFHQSQTIFRIDDAGRMMVMTTTCASPLTDEQQTALQHMLDSFEPRQPEPPTLHA encoded by the coding sequence ATGAACTATACGATCCACGAAGGTACATTCGCGTTGCCCGATGCCGCAGCCGATCGCACGGTCAACATGCTGTTGCTCAACATCGGGCCCGGCGGGCTCAGCCTCGTCGTGTCGCGCGATGTGCTGCGCGACGGCGAAACCGTCGACGGCTTCATCGAGCGGCAATGGACCACCGCGTCGCGGCAGGTGAAGGACCTGGCCGAGGTTGCACGGCGCACCGTCGCGGTCGGCGTGAAGCAACTGCCCGGCGTGCAGATCGACAGCACGATGCAACAGCAGGGCCGCACCTTCCATCAGTCGCAAACCATTTTCCGCATCGACGACGCCGGCCGGATGATGGTCATGACGACCACCTGTGCGTCGCCACTCACCGACGAGCAGCAGACCGCGCTTCAACACATGCTCGACAGCTTCGAGCCGCGCCAGCCCGAGCCTCCCACGCTTCACGCCTAA
- a CDS encoding type VI secretion system Vgr family protein: MSFLPNGNSGMAGGGLFPSGLSNLGSIAGAASQAGALAGVPGTGLIGGATKAVQLAQTGMSLLGKTPASIADALNSASGAQPKLTQDNRFVTMDSPLGKDVLLVNAAVIDEYVNQMPEIHLDLLSHQNNIEAEQVVGQLVSVTLDPQGSTLTGMVTASSQGDKRYFHGYAVSFGRAGNSGSVTRYEMTVVPWFWFLTRSTDCRIFQNQTARDILTGIFTEHGFQDFEFNLKTAQVPLEYIVMYGETYYNFCARLMEQEGLVWTYRYEKDKHVLVVADSNDVFQPVPQMDGVPYYADSSASELNGIDGWDEAFNFRVGKIVYRDFNYNTPSTPLMHVEVPTVLKNPNIGTTERYEYHSLYDHGDDGNRYARYAMQAEEALARKFNGTGFAWRMTTAGRFKLTNHDTSAYNDKEFAILHVRHHAVNDYSRHAADLPYRNSFSCLPIDIPYRSERRTPKPYMQGMQAAIVVGPKGNPIYTDGSRVKLHFMWDRRGKSDGTDSMWIRVSQPWAGAGWGGSTIPRVGQEVIVAFNEGDPDNPVVVGRVFNGEASNPYHGSAGKTMGIRSQTIQGQGANELRFTDVNGAEEVFLHAQKDMNTTILDNETHTVQNGMRTVTVNTGDEKKQITKGNLNESVALLRSTTATTVEVTTPAKDGGGGTQDYEAERGIMLKVGASMVILAPEGIKLQHNGSTIMIDDSGVSVNGKRIDLNPPAA, encoded by the coding sequence ATGAGTTTTCTACCCAATGGGAACAGCGGTATGGCGGGGGGCGGACTGTTTCCGTCCGGACTTTCGAACCTCGGTTCGATCGCGGGTGCCGCGAGCCAGGCGGGCGCGCTGGCCGGCGTTCCCGGCACCGGGCTGATCGGCGGCGCAACGAAGGCGGTCCAGCTCGCGCAGACCGGCATGTCGCTGCTGGGAAAGACGCCCGCATCGATTGCCGATGCGCTGAACAGCGCGTCCGGCGCGCAGCCGAAGCTGACCCAGGACAACCGCTTCGTCACGATGGATTCGCCGCTCGGCAAGGACGTACTGCTCGTCAATGCCGCGGTGATCGACGAATACGTGAACCAGATGCCCGAGATTCATCTCGATCTGCTTTCGCACCAGAACAATATCGAAGCCGAACAGGTCGTCGGGCAACTCGTGTCGGTCACACTCGATCCGCAGGGTTCGACATTGACCGGCATGGTTACCGCGTCGTCGCAAGGCGATAAACGATATTTTCACGGATATGCCGTGTCGTTCGGACGCGCGGGCAATTCGGGTTCCGTGACCCGCTATGAGATGACCGTCGTGCCGTGGTTCTGGTTTTTAACGCGCTCGACCGATTGCCGCATTTTCCAGAACCAGACCGCACGCGACATTCTGACCGGGATATTCACTGAACACGGTTTCCAGGATTTCGAATTCAATCTGAAAACCGCGCAGGTTCCGCTCGAATACATCGTGATGTACGGCGAGACCTATTACAACTTCTGCGCGCGACTGATGGAGCAAGAGGGACTGGTCTGGACGTACCGCTACGAGAAAGACAAACACGTTCTCGTCGTCGCCGACAGCAACGACGTGTTCCAGCCCGTGCCGCAGATGGACGGCGTCCCCTACTACGCCGACAGCTCCGCGAGCGAACTGAACGGCATCGACGGTTGGGACGAGGCGTTCAACTTCCGTGTAGGCAAGATCGTCTATCGCGACTTCAACTACAACACGCCGTCGACGCCGCTGATGCACGTCGAAGTGCCGACGGTGCTGAAGAACCCGAACATCGGAACGACCGAACGCTACGAGTACCACTCGCTCTACGATCACGGCGACGACGGCAACCGCTACGCGCGCTATGCGATGCAGGCCGAAGAAGCGCTCGCGCGCAAATTCAATGGCACGGGGTTCGCGTGGCGCATGACGACGGCGGGCCGCTTCAAGCTGACCAATCACGATACGTCGGCGTACAACGACAAGGAATTCGCGATCCTGCACGTCCGCCATCACGCGGTGAACGACTACTCGCGTCACGCAGCCGATCTGCCGTATCGCAATTCATTCTCCTGCCTGCCGATCGACATCCCTTACCGGTCCGAGCGCCGCACGCCGAAGCCGTACATGCAGGGCATGCAGGCGGCGATCGTCGTGGGACCGAAAGGCAACCCGATCTATACGGACGGCAGCCGCGTGAAGCTGCACTTCATGTGGGACCGGCGCGGCAAGAGCGACGGCACCGACTCGATGTGGATTCGCGTGTCGCAACCGTGGGCGGGTGCAGGCTGGGGTGGCAGCACGATTCCGCGGGTGGGCCAGGAAGTGATTGTCGCGTTCAATGAGGGGGATCCGGATAACCCCGTTGTGGTGGGACGCGTGTTTAACGGCGAAGCGTCGAATCCGTACCACGGCTCGGCCGGCAAGACGATGGGGATTCGCAGCCAGACGATTCAGGGACAAGGGGCGAACGAGCTGCGGTTTACCGATGTGAACGGAGCCGAGGAAGTGTTCCTGCATGCGCAGAAGGACATGAACACCACGATCCTCGACAACGAGACGCACACGGTGCAGAACGGCATGCGCACGGTCACCGTCAATACCGGCGACGAGAAGAAGCAGATCACTAAGGGCAACCTGAACGAATCGGTTGCGCTGTTGCGCAGCACGACGGCAACGACGGTCGAGGTCACGACGCCCGCGAAGGATGGCGGCGGCGGGACTCAGGACTATGAGGCTGAGCGCGGCATCATGCTGAAAGTGGGTGCGAGCATGGTCATCCTCGCGCCGGAAGGGATCAAGCTCCAGCACAACGGTTCTACCATCATGATCGATGACTCCGGGGTATCGGTGAACGGGAAGCGCATCGATCTGAATCCTCCTGCGGCCTGA
- a CDS encoding alpha/beta fold hydrolase: MHTRPPVVFIHGFIGSLAINGHAPSLHERTTVAPDLLGYGAWRNAPPESISLPAQAEHVHGLIEVQFGSTPVDVVGHSVGGAIAMLLAHAHPQSVRRIVNVEGNFTLADAFWSASVGRMSAQEADAMLDGFRSDPPGWIGGAIPHPTPEIRDVAVDWLAHQPGSTLRAMGQSVVATTGDNGYLAMVRDVFERHPVYLLAGERSRDGWNVPDWAVEQCAGFQTIEHCGHLMMLERPDAFSAAVERCLD; this comes from the coding sequence ATGCACACTCGCCCGCCCGTCGTCTTCATTCACGGTTTCATCGGCTCGCTCGCGATAAACGGACACGCGCCGTCGTTGCACGAGCGCACGACCGTCGCGCCGGATCTGCTGGGCTACGGCGCGTGGCGTAACGCGCCGCCCGAATCGATCTCGCTTCCCGCACAGGCGGAGCACGTGCACGGACTCATCGAAGTGCAGTTCGGTTCGACGCCGGTCGATGTCGTCGGTCACTCGGTCGGCGGAGCGATTGCGATGCTGCTCGCGCACGCGCATCCGCAATCCGTTCGACGGATCGTCAACGTCGAAGGTAACTTCACGCTGGCCGATGCGTTCTGGTCGGCGTCGGTGGGACGCATGAGTGCTCAGGAAGCGGACGCGATGCTCGACGGTTTTCGCAGCGATCCGCCCGGATGGATCGGCGGCGCGATTCCGCATCCGACGCCGGAGATACGCGACGTCGCCGTCGACTGGCTCGCGCATCAGCCAGGTTCGACGCTGCGTGCGATGGGGCAGTCGGTGGTCGCGACCACGGGCGACAACGGTTATCTCGCGATGGTCCGCGACGTGTTCGAGCGGCATCCGGTATATCTGCTCGCGGGTGAGCGATCGCGGGATGGGTGGAACGTACCGGACTGGGCAGTTGAGCAATGCGCGGGTTTTCAGACGATCGAGCACTGCGGCCATCTGATGATGCTCGAGCGACCCGATGCGTTTTCGGCGGCGGTTGAGCGTTGTCTCGATTGA
- a CDS encoding alpha/beta fold hydrolase → MKASFTVKAALLAALCASSVFQIASAQTTQPTQPVQARNVVLVHGAWADGSSWNEVITRLQAAGLHVTAVQNPLTSLAASDAETRRVLAQQDGPTVLVGHSWAGTVVSDVGTDPKVSALVYVAARAPDANEDFVALSGKFPTMPVRAGVQNDNGETTISEPAFLNYFANGVTPERAKALYAEQVPTAATIFGNRTTAAAWHTKPSWYAVSKYDQTISPDLERFLAKRMNATTIELDAGHLSLVSNPQAIANLILAAAGRLPGAATVPGPVASAK, encoded by the coding sequence ATGAAAGCTTCATTCACCGTCAAGGCGGCACTGCTCGCCGCGTTGTGCGCATCGTCCGTTTTCCAGATCGCCTCGGCACAGACCACGCAGCCCACTCAACCCGTGCAGGCGCGCAACGTCGTGCTCGTGCACGGCGCGTGGGCCGACGGCTCCAGCTGGAACGAAGTGATTACGCGTCTGCAAGCTGCCGGCCTGCATGTGACCGCCGTACAGAATCCGTTGACGTCGCTCGCCGCGTCGGATGCGGAGACACGCCGCGTGCTCGCGCAGCAGGATGGTCCGACGGTACTGGTCGGGCATTCGTGGGCAGGCACGGTGGTGAGCGATGTCGGCACCGACCCGAAGGTCTCGGCGCTCGTCTACGTGGCCGCGCGCGCGCCCGATGCAAACGAGGATTTCGTCGCGCTGTCGGGCAAATTCCCGACGATGCCGGTCCGTGCAGGCGTGCAGAATGACAACGGCGAAACGACCATCTCCGAGCCGGCCTTCCTTAATTACTTCGCGAACGGCGTCACGCCGGAACGCGCGAAGGCGCTGTATGCCGAGCAAGTGCCGACCGCGGCAACGATCTTCGGTAATCGCACGACGGCGGCCGCATGGCACACGAAACCAAGCTGGTACGCCGTGTCGAAATACGATCAAACGATCTCACCGGATCTCGAACGCTTCCTCGCGAAACGCATGAACGCGACGACGATTGAACTGGATGCGGGACATCTCTCGCTCGTGTCGAATCCGCAGGCGATTGCGAATCTGATTCTCGCGGCGGCGGGTCGTCTTCCTGGTGCGGCAACAGTTCCGGGGCCGGTAGCTTCGGCGAAGTAA
- the solA gene encoding N-methyl-L-tryptophan oxidase: protein MNHSFDTLIIGAGSVGMAAGYFLSRAGQRVLLLDAGDPPHDAGAHHGSTRLIRHAYGEGAGYVPLALRAQQLWLDLEQQTGTPIFAPTGVLNIGDADEPFITEVQRGAALNGLRLDVLDGAAASKRWPAWRLDAHQVVCHEPDAGVLFCEEAVRGYRRLATQAGAVLHPHTTITHIEADDTRVIAVTAQGERYEARHAIVCAARSSHALLRELGVAIPVTRLRKTFAWFDAEPSRFGQTAFPGFSMSSEVGQFYGFPDLENAGLKVGRHDGGQILDADASIAPFGAHTEDADDLQRFVARYLPDAGALRIGKTCQYIMTPDSDFIVDRLPGHPNLHVATGFSGHGFKFASALGEALSECVIDGGSHADLSLFSLARFADA, encoded by the coding sequence GTGAATCATTCCTTCGATACGTTGATCATCGGTGCCGGCTCGGTGGGCATGGCGGCAGGCTATTTTCTGAGTCGTGCGGGGCAACGCGTGCTGCTGCTCGATGCAGGCGATCCGCCGCACGACGCCGGTGCGCATCACGGCAGCACGCGTCTGATCCGTCATGCGTACGGCGAAGGCGCCGGCTACGTGCCGCTCGCGCTGCGCGCGCAACAGCTGTGGCTCGATCTCGAACAGCAGACCGGCACGCCGATATTCGCGCCGACCGGCGTGCTCAACATCGGCGACGCGGACGAGCCCTTCATCACCGAGGTGCAACGCGGTGCGGCATTGAACGGACTGCGGCTCGACGTGCTCGACGGCGCAGCCGCATCGAAGCGCTGGCCGGCATGGCGGCTCGATGCGCATCAGGTGGTGTGTCACGAGCCCGATGCGGGCGTGCTGTTCTGCGAGGAAGCGGTACGCGGTTATCGCCGGCTCGCGACGCAGGCCGGCGCGGTACTGCATCCGCATACGACGATCACGCATATCGAAGCCGACGACACACGCGTCATCGCCGTCACCGCGCAGGGCGAGCGCTACGAAGCGCGGCACGCGATCGTCTGCGCCGCGCGGTCGAGCCACGCGCTGCTGCGCGAGCTGGGCGTCGCCATTCCGGTGACGCGTCTGCGCAAGACCTTCGCGTGGTTCGATGCCGAGCCTTCGCGTTTTGGTCAGACGGCTTTCCCAGGTTTCTCGATGTCGTCGGAAGTCGGACAGTTCTACGGTTTCCCCGATCTCGAGAACGCGGGCCTCAAGGTCGGACGGCACGACGGCGGACAGATTCTCGACGCCGATGCGTCGATCGCCCCGTTCGGCGCTCACACCGAAGACGCGGACGATCTGCAGCGCTTCGTCGCGCGTTATCTTCCCGACGCGGGCGCGTTGCGCATCGGCAAGACCTGTCAGTACATCATGACGCCGGACAGCGACTTCATCGTCGACCGGCTGCCGGGCCATCCGAACCTTCACGTCGCGACCGGTTTCTCCGGACACGGTTTCAAATTCGCCAGCGCGCTCGGCGAGGCATTGAGCGAGTGCGTGATCGATGGCGGGAGCCACGCGGACCTGTCGCTGTTCTCGCTCGCGCGCTTCGCCGACGCCTGA